One Roseburia rectibacter DNA window includes the following coding sequences:
- a CDS encoding EAL and HDOD domain-containing protein: protein MLVTLIPLFDENIKVSAYSLYTQKANFLLHPNLLGSGSNDGAAQIEGFELILNMGLETLSPAKEIFVPVNEISIFSDIPAQCGLPHEFFVLLLKGNIPCTPMYIDRVKALKEMGYRFAIRKLPVSSYEAYHDLLTLMDYVMLDCEQIDISKARIYFNQVYPDIRLCASNITDTETFDAIRQDKSCCLYEGSFYRLPVTKGTHKVAPLKINYIELMNLVNTEDFDLTKAADIIAHDTALVISLLRMVNHMAVNSEITSIRHAAAMLGQKELKRWINTAVVNQLCSDKPNEITRLSLLRAKFAENLAPAFELGGKASELFLTGLFSVLDIILDKPMEEALSLVKVSHDIEDALIRQSGIFAEPLYFIKQYEAGNWSEVSRLMILENLDTQTVYDAYIDALKWYRELFSDTYRS, encoded by the coding sequence ATGCTGGTTACATTAATACCCCTATTTGATGAAAACATAAAAGTCAGCGCATATTCTCTATATACGCAGAAAGCGAATTTCCTGCTTCACCCAAATCTTTTAGGAAGCGGAAGCAATGACGGTGCCGCCCAGATTGAAGGGTTCGAACTGATCTTAAATATGGGGCTTGAAACACTTTCCCCTGCAAAAGAGATTTTTGTTCCGGTCAATGAAATATCGATCTTTTCCGATATTCCTGCACAATGCGGTCTGCCACACGAATTTTTCGTATTACTGCTAAAAGGAAATATTCCATGCACACCAATGTATATTGACCGTGTAAAAGCGCTCAAAGAGATGGGATACCGTTTTGCCATCCGTAAACTTCCTGTATCAAGCTATGAGGCTTATCATGATCTGCTCACACTGATGGATTATGTCATGTTAGACTGTGAACAGATCGATATCAGTAAAGCCCGTATTTACTTTAATCAGGTTTATCCGGATATCAGACTCTGTGCTTCAAACATAACAGATACAGAGACCTTCGATGCGATCCGTCAGGATAAGAGCTGCTGCCTTTATGAGGGAAGTTTTTACAGACTGCCTGTCACAAAAGGAACACACAAGGTAGCTCCATTAAAGATCAATTACATTGAACTTATGAATCTGGTCAATACAGAAGACTTTGACCTGACAAAAGCAGCAGACATTATCGCTCATGACACTGCGCTTGTCATCTCACTTCTTCGTATGGTCAATCATATGGCTGTCAACTCGGAGATTACTTCTATCCGGCACGCGGCTGCCATGCTCGGACAGAAAGAGTTGAAACGCTGGATCAACACAGCCGTTGTCAATCAGTTGTGCTCTGACAAGCCAAACGAGATCACGCGTTTATCCCTGTTACGTGCAAAATTTGCCGAAAATCTCGCTCCTGCATTTGAACTTGGCGGAAAGGCTTCCGAACTGTTCTTAACCGGACTCTTCTCCGTGCTTGATATTATCCTCGACAAACCAATGGAGGAAGCACTATCCCTTGTCAAGGTTTCGCATGACATTGAAGATGCACTCATCCGGCAAAGCGGCATTTTTGCAGAACCGTTATATTTTATCAAACAGTACGAGGCTGGCAACTGGTCTGAAGTTTCAAGACTTATGATCTTAGAAAATCTCGATACACAGACCGTATATGATGCCTATATTGATGCCCTGAAATGGTACCGCGAGCTGTTTTCCGATACCTACCGGAGCTGA
- the pap gene encoding polyphosphate:AMP phosphotransferase yields MLKQWEKPERPSDEKLEGRLKDARMKLQEQQLKVKEHGLPVLVLVEGWGTAGKGSLIGQIIKNIDPRFFKVESMSAPTEEEKRKPFLYRHFVKIPENGKFSFLDSGWMDEIMKERLHEKISDEAYAHRIESVKRFERQLTDNGYLVVKLFLQVSKSEQEKRIEHLSKEKDTRWRVSKNDRWQNDHYEKCSDAFDSYLKETNLPSAPWYIIDAESKKWTELQALEILTEGIDVALANNAMAVPILQNVFSMKKMPLLSEIPLDKTMEEDAYKKELKQLQHRLGELHNRLYRKKVPVIIAYEGWDAAGKGGNIKRITGALDPRGYEVHPIASPEPHEKARHYLWRFWTRLPKTGHIAIFDRTWYGRVMVERLEGFCSENDWKRAYNEINEFEKELHDWGAVIIKFWVQIDKDTQLERFNERQNTPQKQWKITDEDWRNREKWDQYEDAVNEMIQKTSTTYAPWHILESVDKRYARIKALKIVIEELEKALGK; encoded by the coding sequence ATGTTAAAACAATGGGAAAAACCAGAGCGTCCGTCGGATGAGAAATTAGAGGGGCGGCTTAAGGATGCACGGATGAAATTACAGGAGCAGCAGCTTAAGGTAAAAGAACACGGACTGCCGGTACTTGTACTGGTCGAAGGCTGGGGAACCGCAGGCAAAGGTTCTCTGATCGGTCAGATCATCAAAAATATCGATCCGCGATTTTTTAAGGTAGAATCAATGTCAGCACCGACGGAGGAGGAAAAAAGAAAGCCGTTTTTGTACCGTCATTTTGTGAAGATTCCGGAAAACGGCAAGTTCAGTTTCTTAGATTCCGGCTGGATGGACGAGATCATGAAAGAAAGACTGCACGAAAAGATCAGCGATGAGGCATATGCGCACCGTATTGAGAGTGTCAAGCGGTTCGAACGTCAGCTGACAGACAACGGTTATCTTGTTGTGAAATTATTTTTGCAGGTTTCCAAATCTGAGCAGGAAAAACGTATAGAGCATCTGTCGAAGGAGAAGGATACCAGATGGCGTGTCAGTAAAAATGACCGTTGGCAGAATGATCACTATGAAAAATGCTCAGATGCATTTGATTCCTATTTAAAGGAAACGAATCTGCCGTCGGCACCGTGGTATATCATTGATGCAGAGTCAAAAAAATGGACAGAGCTGCAGGCACTTGAGATTCTGACAGAGGGAATTGATGTGGCACTTGCCAATAATGCGATGGCAGTACCGATCTTACAGAATGTATTTTCCATGAAAAAAATGCCGTTATTATCTGAGATTCCACTGGATAAGACGATGGAAGAAGATGCGTACAAAAAAGAGCTGAAACAATTACAGCACAGATTAGGAGAACTTCATAACCGTCTGTACCGTAAAAAGGTTCCGGTTATCATTGCATACGAGGGATGGGATGCGGCAGGAAAGGGTGGCAATATTAAACGGATCACAGGCGCATTGGACCCAAGAGGCTATGAAGTACATCCGATCGCAAGTCCGGAGCCGCACGAGAAAGCGAGACATTATCTCTGGCGTTTCTGGACAAGGCTGCCAAAGACAGGGCATATTGCGATCTTTGACCGTACCTGGTATGGCAGAGTCATGGTAGAACGCCTTGAGGGATTCTGCAGTGAAAATGACTGGAAACGTGCTTACAACGAGATCAATGAGTTTGAAAAAGAGCTGCACGACTGGGGCGCTGTCATCATCAAGTTCTGGGTGCAGATCGATAAGGATACGCAGTTGGAACGTTTCAATGAGCGGCAGAATACACCGCAGAAGCAGTGGAAGATCACAGATGAGGACTGGCGCAACCGTGAAAAATGGGATCAGTATGAAGATGCGGTCAATGAAATGATCCAGAAAACAAGTACCACGTATGCGCCGTGGCATATTTTAGAGTCGGTAGACAAGCGGTATGCAAGGATCAAGGCACTTAAGATCGTGATCGAAGAGTTGGAAAAGGCGCTTGGAAAGTGA
- a CDS encoding signal peptidase II translates to MPYILLAGIVFGSDLWIKHHMDKKYARYVVHPRRRNKILIEKYYNRGAALNFLAKKPRVMRTLHTVIMFFVGVLYYFLLRMPGHRLSKTGASLLVGGGLNNLLDRYTRGYVVDYVKFNFGPKWLRGIIFNISDFCIFIGAFLSVVGSEVSS, encoded by the coding sequence ATGCCATATATATTACTAGCAGGGATTGTATTTGGTTCTGATTTGTGGATCAAGCACCATATGGATAAAAAATATGCCAGATATGTGGTGCATCCGAGGCGGCGGAATAAGATTCTGATCGAAAAATATTATAACCGCGGGGCTGCACTTAATTTCCTGGCAAAAAAGCCCCGTGTAATGCGCACGCTGCATACGGTGATCATGTTTTTTGTCGGAGTTTTATATTATTTCCTGCTTCGTATGCCGGGGCACCGTCTGAGCAAGACAGGTGCATCTTTACTTGTCGGTGGAGGGCTAAATAATCTGCTGGACCGTTATACCAGAGGGTATGTGGTTGATTATGTGAAGTTTAATTTTGGACCGAAGTGGCTGCGTGGGATCATATTTAATATCTCAGATTTCTGTATTTTTATCGGTGCATTTTTATCGGTTGTGGGAAGTGAGGTCTCATCATGA
- a CDS encoding phosphatase PAP2 family protein translates to MTQQTYRKMMGYFLQDKKKICRIVWANRIFTGIVFFSYPLYLLYLFFLGDTFLLQAVLVPAVSFVVVSVSRKIINEPRPYEKYGIPPVLDKDTSGKSFPSRHVFSVFVIAVTVFVKNPVAGCILAVTGILIAVIRVIGGVHTVLDVAAGAAVGIVSGVLGYYLLPY, encoded by the coding sequence ATGACGCAGCAGACTTACCGGAAGATGATGGGGTACTTTTTACAGGATAAAAAAAAAATCTGCCGGATCGTCTGGGCAAACAGGATTTTTACAGGGATCGTTTTTTTCAGTTATCCGCTTTATCTGCTGTATTTGTTTTTTTTAGGAGATACTTTCCTGCTGCAGGCGGTACTGGTACCGGCGGTTTCATTTGTGGTAGTGTCGGTGTCACGTAAGATTATCAATGAACCGCGACCTTATGAAAAATACGGCATTCCGCCGGTGTTAGACAAGGATACCAGTGGAAAATCGTTTCCGAGCCGTCATGTGTTTTCTGTATTTGTGATTGCTGTTACGGTATTTGTAAAGAATCCGGTGGCAGGTTGTATACTTGCAGTGACAGGGATTCTGATCGCAGTGATCCGGGTAATCGGGGGTGTTCATACGGTACTCGATGTCGCAGCAGGCGCAGCAGTGGGGATTGTAAGCGGTGTACTTGGATATTATCTGCTTCCGTATTAG
- a CDS encoding GGDEF and EAL domain-containing protein codes for MDTMMNSFSREQMEYIVELFNPCMDDYLYVFDLQKDFYKISKHATDRFLLPGETFDNAAKEHHTFVYTEDQPRLDEEFNRIMKGEIVFHNMHYRWLDREGHPVWINCRGRVLNDADGRPHFLVGCINEIGQKQKADNVSGLLGESSLSAYVEQFGDGLPDGFFLRIGIDDFRDINGDFGMEYGDYILKSTADCISANIKPGQKLYRVLADEFMVVDFSGGDMEAATELYKAIRKSLDVFIEENGYKSVFTISAGAVDTAKTSGTYKNIMKLSEYALNTAKDLGKNRCYIFMKEDYDSFLRKKQITRQLHHAVNHGFEGFETYYQPIVDTKTRRLVGAEALMRFSMPEKIQAGESEKEVVCVKEDENGAKDTVRWERISPVEFIPLLEETGLIIPAGKWMLHQAISTCSRWQKYIPDFRININLSYVQVMKSRVLTEILTALRLYGLEPSAVGIELTESGYLDSNTHFKKLWDGLKKNGVLVILDDFGTGYSNLHCLGDLRPNYIKIDRSFTLKALNNQYEHDLMTQIITMTHKLGLTLCVEGIETESEFKKISELDPDYIQGFLFGRPQPAEEFYENLIGPAVAAAHLTA; via the coding sequence ATGGACACGATGATGAATAGTTTTTCAAGAGAACAGATGGAATATATCGTGGAATTGTTTAATCCGTGTATGGACGATTATCTGTATGTGTTTGATCTGCAGAAAGATTTTTATAAGATCTCAAAACATGCGACAGATCGTTTCCTTTTACCGGGAGAAACTTTTGACAATGCAGCAAAAGAGCATCATACATTTGTGTACACAGAGGATCAGCCGCGTCTGGATGAAGAGTTTAACCGTATTATGAAAGGGGAGATTGTTTTTCATAATATGCATTACCGGTGGTTAGACCGTGAGGGGCATCCAGTCTGGATCAACTGCAGGGGGCGTGTGTTAAATGACGCTGACGGAAGACCACATTTTCTGGTTGGATGTATCAATGAGATCGGTCAGAAACAAAAGGCAGACAATGTCAGCGGACTGCTTGGTGAATCGAGCCTTTCGGCTTATGTGGAGCAGTTTGGGGACGGACTGCCGGATGGATTTTTCCTTCGTATTGGCATTGATGATTTTCGGGATATCAATGGTGACTTCGGAATGGAGTATGGCGATTATATCTTAAAAAGTACGGCAGATTGTATCAGCGCTAACATCAAACCGGGGCAGAAGCTGTACCGTGTATTAGCAGATGAGTTCATGGTTGTTGATTTTTCTGGTGGTGATATGGAAGCAGCAACGGAACTCTATAAAGCAATCCGGAAGAGTCTTGACGTATTTATTGAGGAAAATGGATATAAATCTGTATTTACCATATCTGCGGGGGCTGTCGATACAGCAAAGACATCCGGAACATACAAAAATATCATGAAATTGTCCGAGTATGCTCTTAACACTGCCAAAGATCTGGGAAAGAACCGCTGTTATATATTTATGAAGGAAGATTATGACAGTTTTCTACGGAAGAAACAGATCACACGCCAGCTTCATCATGCAGTAAATCATGGATTTGAGGGATTTGAGACTTATTATCAGCCAATCGTGGACACAAAGACACGCCGGCTGGTCGGTGCAGAGGCACTGATGCGTTTTTCCATGCCGGAAAAAATTCAGGCGGGAGAGTCTGAAAAAGAAGTGGTATGTGTAAAGGAAGATGAAAACGGGGCAAAAGATACAGTCCGCTGGGAGCGTATCTCTCCGGTAGAATTTATTCCGCTACTGGAGGAAACCGGTCTGATCATTCCGGCAGGAAAATGGATGCTTCATCAGGCAATCTCAACCTGCAGCAGATGGCAGAAATATATTCCTGATTTCAGGATCAATATCAATCTGTCCTATGTGCAGGTCATGAAAAGCCGTGTTCTGACAGAGATACTGACAGCACTGCGTCTTTACGGACTTGAACCGTCCGCAGTAGGAATTGAGCTGACAGAAAGTGGTTATCTGGATTCTAATACACATTTCAAAAAACTGTGGGATGGATTAAAGAAAAACGGTGTACTTGTAATTTTAGATGATTTTGGAACAGGATATTCCAATCTTCACTGTCTTGGTGATCTAAGACCGAATTATATCAAGATCGACCGTTCCTTTACATTAAAAGCATTAAATAACCAGTACGAACACGATCTGATGACACAGATCATCACGATGACGCACAAACTTGGGCTGACGCTCTGTGTTGAGGGAATTGAGACAGAGAGTGAGTTTAAAAAGATATCAGAGTTAGATCCGGATTATATCCAGGGATTCTTATTCGGCAGACCACAGCCGGCAGAAGA